GAACAATGGCCAGCATGCCGCTTCCGCCGGATGAACGGGCAAGGCGGATGTCGATAGCGTCGCCTCTATCAAGATACTCCCCCGTGAAATGAACGTAATGTTGTCCATCATCAGTCTCTACCGGGTCGGCCGGGACAAGCCGGGCACTGGATACCTCGGTGTCCTCTCCCGTCACCATGACATCCATAGCATCCGTGGGGTAGTCGGCCTTCAGGTTAATGGTGAAATCACCTGATTCCGACGTCGCCAACTGGTAGTAGTAGAGCAGTTGCTTCTCACCAGGTGGGAATACCATTGTAGTGACCACCATGTTGTCGACGAGCAGGTAGTCCTCGGCGGAATCCTCCGGGACCTCGAACTGCATCGCTCCTGGCGGCATGGTGAAGACCAGTGTTCCCTGTTTTCCCTCGAAACTGGTCGCTTCCGACCCCACGTAGGTACGGTCACCGTCATTTACCAGCAAGATAACCTCGGTTACCGTAATATATTCCGCTTGAATACGCACGACAACATGATGCCAGGCAATCCGGATTTCCTGGTCGCTTGCCGTGGTATCACAGACGGGAATCTCAATTGATATCGTTGTCTCGGTATCACCAAATTCAAGGGGGTAGTAGTAGGCAATCTTCATGTAATTGACACGGACCAGATAGCTGCTCTCCACAGGGATATTGCTGAACTGAAATCTGCCTTCTCCGTCCGTACTGGTGGTCCTTGTTTCTGCCGT
The sequence above is a segment of the Dehalococcoidales bacterium genome. Coding sequences within it:
- a CDS encoding carboxypeptidase-like regulatory domain-containing protein, translated to MRWLLAAVAVLAILPFPGIAFAQEQVDGTIEGQVANQSEGGGSVADLSVSLISGGGEEGTAETRTTSTDGEGRFQFSNIPVESSYLVRVNYMKIAYYYPLEFGDTETTISIEIPVCDTTASDQEIRIAWHHVVVRIQAEYITVTEVILLVNDGDRTYVGSEATSFEGKQGTLVFTMPPGAMQFEVPEDSAEDYLLVDNMVVTTMVFPPGEKQLLYYYQLATSESGDFTINLKADYPTDAMDVMVTGEDTEVSSARLVPADPVETDDGQHYVHFTGEYLDRGDAIDIRLARSSGGSGMLAIVLWIVGAVVVLCMLVYLVRRSRAQVTTPAAIIQDYDREAVSPEQRLLDEIVRLDRDFEQGLLDEETYRQRYADMDARLVEMKKHEGTANGNE